In the Lentisphaera araneosa HTCC2155 genome, GAGTAAACTATTGACGCCGATGCCGGTGCATAGGTATTCTCAAGCCCAGAAGATCGATCAATGCCTAATTGATTTACAATTACCTTTTTTCAAAAAAATGTTGAGTGCTAGTACGGCTAATTGTCTCATTGCTTCAGGAGATGCGCTGATTGATTTCAAGGGAGTTTTACCTGAAATCCCCGATGCCGACGTGATTTGCTTGGGCCTTTGGGAAAGTGCCGAAGTTTCGAGTCATCACGGTGTTTTTTTCTGTGATAAGGAGGCAAATAATTTGGAATTCATGTTGCAAAAGCCCGCCCCAGACAAAATACGTGATTTGGCTAATGACTATCACTATTTAATTGACGCGGGAGTTTGGCTCCTATCTTCTAAAGCACAAAAAGTCTTGGCACTTAAGTGCGTCGCTGGTGACTTGAATGCAATGAGCTCTGAATCAGTACAAAATTATGATCTTTATTCAGATTTCGCAGCGGGTTTGGGTAATCAAGCTTCATTGCATGATGATGACATTAATTCACTGACTTGTGCAATTTATGCTTTAGATGAGGCAAGTTTTTTGCATTTCGGTACAAATGATGAGCTGATTACATCTTCTCAAAAGCTCCAAAATAAGACTTATAATCAACGTGAACTCTACAATAGCCATGGTAAAAAACATAGTGATATCTTTACACTCAATGCGGATATCAAGTATCAGATGTGCGCTGAAAACAATGGCCACATTTGGATAGAAAATTCATATATCCCTGAGACTTGGAATTTAAGTCGTGAACATATTTTAACGGGTATTCCAGAGAATTCATGGATTCTGGAAGTTCCTCAGGGAATATGTTTAGATATAGTGCCACTTAAGTCGGGTAAAGTTTGTGTTCGTCCCTATGGGATAAGAGATAAATTTTCAGCCTCAGTTAAAGAGGGGCAATGGTTAAATAAGACTATTTCAGAGCTTTTTGATGGTACAATACCTGAACAAATTAGAGACATTGATGATATTCAAGAAGCGCCCTTATTTCCCTGTATAAATAGAGAAGAACTAAATGAAGACCTGATTCAGACTTTAATTAAGGGTGAAAATTTAGAGAGCTTGTTTGAAGATTTTGAATGTATAAGTGCCTCTGAAATACAATGCCAAGCTGACCTAGTAAGTTTAGATTCACAAAGAAAGTCATTGCTTCAAAAGATTTTACCAAACTTAGCCGCAAACTATAAAAATAGCGTCTTTTATCAGCTTGATCTCTATCATCTGGCTCAGATATACCCACTTGATCAATTGGCGCCACCAATAGCCGAAAGTGAAGATTTGGCTACACATCTTAAAGATGCCCTATTTAGAGCTAAGGTGCATGAGTTCAATAGTCGAGAGAGTGATTATGAGCAAAGGGCGTTCGCAACTCTAGCTAAAAGTATAGTTGAGAACAAGCCTGAATTCACAAAACCAAGCTTCAGTATTTTACAGGATCAAATATTATGGGGTCGTTCACCTGCACGTTTAGATTTGGCAGGTGGCTGGACTGATACGCCACCTTATTGTTTTTTTAATGGTGGCGAAGTAGTTAATCTAGCGGTGAATCTCAATGGTCAAGCACCCATTCAAGCTTTTGCTAAGAAGGTTACTGATCCCCATATTATCATCCGCTCTATAGATCTCGGTGTGTCGGAAATTGTTAAAACTTTTGATGATTTGCAGGCTTATGATCAACTAGGGCAGGGCTTTGTTATTCCAAAGGCAGCTTTAATACTCTGCGGCTTAAGTAAAGATCCCCATTTTGGTCATGGCTATGATTCCTTAGAAGAGCAACTCAAAGAAATGGGGGGGGGATTGGAGTTGACCATGCTTTGCGCCATACCAAAGGGTTCAGGTTTAGGGACTAGTAGTATTTTGGCATCCACAGTGATTGGTGTTTTAAGTGAACTCTTCAATCTAAATTGGGATAAAATGAGAATTTGTCAAAATACACTGATTCTTGAACAAATGTTAACTTCTGGTGGTGGTTGGCAAGATCAGTTTGGGGGCGTATACCATGGTTTGAAGTATTTAAAAACTGATAAGGGGCTCAAGCAAGAACCTCGTTGCCAGTGCTTACCAGATAGTATTTTTACGAAGCCACAAAATAAAGCAAAGATTTTATTGTATTACACGGGGATAACGCGTGTGGCTAAAAATATTCTCGGTGAGATTGTTCGCGGAATGTTTCTTAATCAGGCGGAGCATTTGGAAAACCTTAATGGAATAAGAGAAAATGCTAAAAGAGTTTACGATGCCATCCTAGAAAATAGTTATGAAAAAGTTGCTGATGCAGTAGAAAAAAGTTGGCAATTGAATCAGGCTTTGGATGCGGGGACTAATACAGCTGAAATTCAAAATATTTTGAACCTGGTAGATCAGCATCTGATAGGTAAAAAACTCTTGGGAGCAGGCGGTGGCGGATATATATTGATGTTTGCCAAATCAACACAGGATGCCGTACAGTTAAGAGAGAAACTCGAATCTGCCCCACCTTCACCAGGGGCACGCTTTGTAGAAATCTCGGTGTCAAATACGGGTTTTGAGATAACTACGAGTTAAAGCAAAACGCTCTTAAAAAGTAATATTGTATGCACCAAGTCCTCACAGGCACTGAATTTATACTCTAAGCTATTATATGGCTTCAGAGTGCTAAAGGAACGCCATAGAGTTTAATTAATAGGTGATAATGAGTTAAATAAAAATCATCTCTCGCGAAGGCGCCAAGAACCTAAGTTTTTTATCTGAGTTAATCTGATAGTTCTGTGGGCAGTTATTTAAGCTCTCTGGAAATATAAGTAAAGTGTTTTACAACTTGGCGTCTTCGCGTCTTGGCGAGAAATACAATCACACAAAGAATCCATTGGGCAATTATGCATAGGTGATGATGAGTTAAATAAAAATTAGCTCTCGCGAAGGCGCCAAGAAACTAAGTTTTTTATCTGAGTTAATCTGATAGTTCTGTGGGCAGTTATTTAAGCTCTCTGGAAATATAAGTAAAGTGTTTTACAACTTGGCGTCTTCGCGTCTTGGCGAGAAATACAGCCACACAAAGAATCCATTGGGCAATTATGCATAGGTGATGATGAGTTAAATAAAATCATCTCTCGCGAAGGCGCCAAGAACCTAAGTTTTTTATCTGAGTTAATCTGATAGTTCTGTGGGCAGTTATTTAAGCTCTCTTAAATATAAGTAAAGTGTTTTACAACTTGGCGTCTTCGCGTCTTGGCGAGAAATACAATCACACAAAGAATCAAATGGGTAATAATTCAGAGCTCATCTCATGAGTTAAATAAAATCATCTCTCGCGAAGGCGCCAAGAACCTAAGTTTTTTATCTGAGTTAATCTGATAGTTCTGTGGGCAGTTATTTAAGCTCTCTTAAATATAAGTAAAGTGTTTTACAACTTGGCGTCTTCGCGTCTTGGCGAGAAATACAGCCACACAAAAAATCCATTGGGCAATTATGCATAGGTGATGATGAGTATACTTTTAATGTTCATCACGTGGAGGCGCTGTGATGCCGTTTTTTTTGTTCAGAGTGCTAAAGGAATGGTGTAAGCGAAGAGAGCTTAAACTTAGGTTGAATGTAGGGAGCCAATGCCTTTTATACTTATGAGCAAAAAAAAGCTGAAGTAAAAACTTCAGCTTTTTCAAAAGTGTGGCGGAGAGAGAGAGATTCGAACTCTCGGTACCCTTGCGAGTACACATCCTTAGCAGGGACGCGCTTTCAACCACTCAGCCACCTCTCCGCTTTTTGGTTGTGCGTGCATATAATAGAGCGGGGACTTTGTACGTCAAGCACGGCTTTTGCGATTCTTTTACTTTTCTTGAAAGATTATTGAGCTCGGATGTATTTAAGGCTACTTTGAGTATTGGTATTTAAATTCCGCAACAGGACCCTTGATATTTTTTGAGTTGCTTGAACGAATGTAAACACTATGTGTACCGACTTTGATTGGAGTGCTGAGTTTGTTATTTGTGAGGGCTTTAAAGTTGATACCATCGCTGCAGGCTTCAAAGTGTCTATGGAAGGGGGTGTTGGTATTGAGCTCGAAGCTAATGAATTTATCATTGATAGCTGTGATCTTGAATGAACTCTGGTTTTGTCTTGCGTAGAGGTCTTGTGGCCAAGGGGTGAGTAGCGGAGGTAGGGAAACAAAGTCAAATTTTAGGTTTCTCTCTTCTGCGAGCATCGCAGAATGTTTCCAGTAAGCAATGACGTAGGAAGTGCCGCCTTTATTTTCTTCGAGGTGATTCATTTTGAGGTCGATAACAAAATTTTCATAGGCTTTTAATATAGTATTGCGTTGATCACCAGAAATAGTGGATTGATCAAGGCTGTTTAGCACTGTGATCTCTTTCTTGCTTTCATCTGTTTCTAGAAGTTTGTAGACTTCGTAGGCATTTAGGTAAGTTTCGTCTTGTTTAAAAATACATTGATAAAAGGGGTCGAGGATGATCCATTTATTTAAGCTGTTAGAATAAACTTCCATGGAGAAGTGGGCTTTGAGCCAAAGGTAGCGAGTGTTGTAACCAAGGCCAGTTAGAGATTGAGCGAGCACTTGAGTGTATTGGCCACAGAAGCCGCCTGTTTGTTTATTGCGGATCATGTATAGAATGCGATTCGCATTCCAAGGGGGGTAAATTTTAGGGCTGCCGGCTTGCCATTGAGCGCGAGTCCAGTTGTTTAAAATCATGAAGCTTTCGAGTTCATTTTTATCTTTGATTAATGGCTCGAGTTTTTCAGCTTTGAGGAGGTGTTTAAGTTCGGGGTGATCGGGGTTTTGCCATGAATACTGTAGGCGGCTTTGGTAATCTTCAGCTTTGGGCCATTTCAAAAGTGTGGCTTTTCCCTCTTTTAATGGAACAGTGAGATGTTCTGATTTCTTGTTCTTTTTGCTTTTCCCACCAATTAGATTTGAGACAAGCTCAGTGTAAGAGGGAATGGCGTCGCTTCCTAGGTCTTCTTCGATTCCGTAGACGAGGACCCCTCCCTCAGTGTGTTTTAGGGTGAGCTTGTTAGTTTCGCCAGTCATTTGATCTTCGGTGACAATCGAGATTTGTTGGTTTGGTGGCATGCGCAAGCGAGCTAGGTTATCTGGGGCAGTTTCTTCTTTGCAGGAGAAAACGAGGAAGAGTAAAGTTAGGGTGGTGATATATTTCATAAGTTAAGCTCTGGGGAAGAATTTTTGATGAATGTTTTGAAGTCGAGTTTTCTCAACGTGTGTGTAGATCTCTGTGGTTGCGATATCTGCATGACCTAACAATTCTTGGATGATTCTCAGGTCGGCGTTATTGCTAAGTAGATGACTCGCAAAGGAGTGCCTAAG is a window encoding:
- a CDS encoding bifunctional fucokinase/fucose-1-phosphate guanylyltransferase, producing MQTLLSVPVNTSHFFESLKSIANLFVSHDPQGRRLGSGGGTVHLMHEAHQATNTELSFETWLETSDKCIVHGGGQSRRLPAYSALSKLLTPMPVHRYSQAQKIDQCLIDLQLPFFKKMLSASTANCLIASGDALIDFKGVLPEIPDADVICLGLWESAEVSSHHGVFFCDKEANNLEFMLQKPAPDKIRDLANDYHYLIDAGVWLLSSKAQKVLALKCVAGDLNAMSSESVQNYDLYSDFAAGLGNQASLHDDDINSLTCAIYALDEASFLHFGTNDELITSSQKLQNKTYNQRELYNSHGKKHSDIFTLNADIKYQMCAENNGHIWIENSYIPETWNLSREHILTGIPENSWILEVPQGICLDIVPLKSGKVCVRPYGIRDKFSASVKEGQWLNKTISELFDGTIPEQIRDIDDIQEAPLFPCINREELNEDLIQTLIKGENLESLFEDFECISASEIQCQADLVSLDSQRKSLLQKILPNLAANYKNSVFYQLDLYHLAQIYPLDQLAPPIAESEDLATHLKDALFRAKVHEFNSRESDYEQRAFATLAKSIVENKPEFTKPSFSILQDQILWGRSPARLDLAGGWTDTPPYCFFNGGEVVNLAVNLNGQAPIQAFAKKVTDPHIIIRSIDLGVSEIVKTFDDLQAYDQLGQGFVIPKAALILCGLSKDPHFGHGYDSLEEQLKEMGGGLELTMLCAIPKGSGLGTSSILASTVIGVLSELFNLNWDKMRICQNTLILEQMLTSGGGWQDQFGGVYHGLKYLKTDKGLKQEPRCQCLPDSIFTKPQNKAKILLYYTGITRVAKNILGEIVRGMFLNQAEHLENLNGIRENAKRVYDAILENSYEKVADAVEKSWQLNQALDAGTNTAEIQNILNLVDQHLIGKKLLGAGGGGYILMFAKSTQDAVQLREKLESAPPSPGARFVEISVSNTGFEITTS